The Aggregicoccus sp. 17bor-14 genome window below encodes:
- the astB gene encoding N-succinylarginine dihydrolase: protein MREYNFDGLVGPTHNYGGLSVGNLASARHGGSASNPREAALQGLEKMRAVAALGVGQAVLPPQPRPSLRMLRRLGFSGTDEQVITRAAKEAEHLLRLTSSAAAMWTANAATVAPSCDTADGRMHATPANLHQMFHRMLEADTTHSVFRAIFADEARFAIHEPLPGGGQFADEGAANHTRLATPGHKAVHLFAWGRSAFQDVVGPQRFPARQTLEASQALARLHQVDPAQSLFPQQAPEGIDAGAFHTDVLAVGNDSFLMLHELAFVDAQGLLARLRALLGERFRWAMAGREELPAADAVRAYPFNSQVLTLPDGSMAIVAPLEAKETPAARAFLERVVAEDNPVKAVHYLDVRQSMNNGGGPACLRQRIWLTEEERGAVRANVFYGEALHQELAAWVRRHYRDSLRAADLQDPALAREVLTALDELTRILRLGPVYDFQR from the coding sequence ATGCGCGAATACAACTTCGACGGCCTCGTCGGTCCGACGCACAACTACGGCGGCCTCTCGGTGGGCAACCTCGCCAGCGCCCGCCACGGCGGCAGCGCGAGCAACCCGCGCGAGGCGGCGCTGCAGGGGCTGGAGAAGATGCGGGCGGTGGCGGCGCTGGGCGTGGGCCAGGCGGTGCTCCCGCCGCAGCCGCGCCCCTCCCTGCGCATGCTGCGGCGCCTGGGCTTCAGCGGCACGGACGAGCAGGTCATCACCCGCGCGGCGAAGGAGGCCGAGCACCTGCTGCGCCTCACCTCGAGCGCCGCCGCCATGTGGACGGCGAACGCCGCCACCGTGGCCCCCTCCTGCGACACGGCCGATGGGCGCATGCATGCGACCCCGGCGAACCTGCACCAGATGTTCCACCGCATGCTGGAGGCGGACACCACCCACTCGGTCTTCCGCGCCATCTTCGCGGACGAGGCGCGCTTCGCCATCCACGAGCCCCTGCCGGGCGGCGGCCAGTTCGCGGACGAGGGGGCGGCGAACCACACCCGGCTCGCCACCCCGGGCCACAAGGCGGTGCACCTCTTCGCCTGGGGCCGCAGCGCCTTCCAGGACGTGGTGGGCCCGCAGCGCTTCCCCGCCCGCCAGACGCTGGAGGCGAGCCAGGCGCTGGCGCGGCTGCACCAGGTGGACCCGGCCCAGAGCCTCTTTCCGCAGCAGGCGCCCGAGGGCATCGACGCGGGCGCCTTCCACACGGACGTGCTCGCGGTGGGCAACGACAGCTTCCTGATGCTGCACGAGCTCGCCTTCGTGGACGCGCAGGGGCTGCTCGCGCGGCTGCGGGCGCTGCTGGGCGAGCGCTTCCGGTGGGCGATGGCGGGCCGCGAGGAGCTGCCCGCGGCGGACGCGGTGCGCGCCTACCCCTTCAACTCCCAGGTGCTCACGCTGCCGGACGGGAGCATGGCGATCGTGGCGCCGCTCGAGGCGAAGGAGACCCCGGCCGCGCGCGCCTTCCTCGAGCGCGTGGTGGCCGAGGACAACCCGGTGAAGGCGGTGCACTACCTGGACGTGCGCCAGAGCATGAACAACGGCGGCGGCCCCGCCTGCCTGCGCCAGCGCATCTGGCTCACCGAGGAGGAGCGCGGCGCCGTGCGGGCGAACGTGTTCTACGGCGAGGCGCTGCACCAGGAGCTCGCCGCCTGGGTGCGCCGCCACTACCGCGACAGCCTGCGCGCCGCAGACCTGCAGGACCCGGCGCTCGCGCGCGAGGTGCTCACGGCGCTCGACGAGCTCACGCGCATCCTGCGCCTGGGCCCGGTGTACGACTTCCAGCGCTAG
- a CDS encoding lysophospholipid acyltransferase family protein: MSSSPPLKRLKRLLRYGLVRLALALVRPLPLSLARPLGLWLGAVAYRLAGGERRKALASLARAFPEAAQAERERLARACFGHLGRALFEAACVDAADRHLAQLVRWEPADRAVLDGALARGRGVVFVSGHVGNWELLARRVARAGYPSQSIAKETSDPRLTGLVERFRARGGVRSIWRGHEGAAKQMLRALKAGEILGLLIDQDTRAQNLFVPFFGLPAATPRAAADLALRTGAAVVVGFCQREGGPVGREPGYRLRMEEVAVPQAGPDAAAREAAALALTAALSARIEAAIRRAPEQWVWMHQRWKTRPRGGAG, from the coding sequence GTGTCCTCGTCCCCACCCCTCAAGCGCCTCAAACGCCTGCTGCGCTACGGCCTCGTGCGCCTGGCGCTCGCCCTGGTGCGCCCGCTGCCGCTCTCGCTCGCCCGGCCGCTGGGGCTCTGGCTCGGCGCCGTGGCCTACCGGCTCGCCGGGGGCGAGCGGAGGAAGGCCCTCGCTTCGCTCGCGCGCGCCTTCCCGGAGGCGGCGCAGGCGGAGCGCGAGCGGCTCGCGCGCGCCTGCTTCGGGCACCTGGGGCGCGCGCTCTTCGAGGCGGCGTGCGTGGACGCGGCGGACCGGCACCTCGCGCAGCTCGTGCGCTGGGAGCCCGCGGACCGCGCCGTGCTGGACGGGGCGCTCGCGCGGGGGCGGGGCGTGGTCTTCGTCTCCGGGCACGTGGGCAACTGGGAGCTGCTCGCGCGGCGGGTGGCGCGCGCGGGCTACCCCTCGCAGAGCATCGCCAAGGAGACGAGCGACCCGCGCCTCACGGGGCTCGTGGAGCGCTTCCGGGCGCGCGGCGGGGTGCGCAGCATCTGGCGCGGCCACGAGGGGGCGGCGAAGCAGATGCTGCGCGCGCTCAAGGCGGGGGAGATATTGGGCCTGCTCATCGACCAGGACACGCGCGCCCAGAACCTCTTCGTGCCCTTCTTCGGGCTGCCGGCCGCCACCCCCCGCGCCGCCGCGGACCTCGCCCTGCGCACGGGCGCCGCCGTGGTGGTGGGCTTCTGCCAGCGCGAGGGGGGCCCCGTGGGCCGCGAGCCCGGCTACCGCCTGCGCATGGAGGAGGTGGCGGTGCCGCAGGCCGGCCCGGACGCGGCCGCGCGCGAGGCGGCGGCGCTCGCGCTCACCGCGGCGCTCTCCGCGCGCATCGAGGCGGCCATCCGCCGCGCCCCCGAGCAGTGGGTGTGGATGCACCAGCGCTGGAAGACCCGCCCCAGGGGCGGGGCGGGGTGA
- a CDS encoding DUF1059 domain-containing protein: MPRKMIDCRDQPSESNCTLTIAGEPDEVLRAATQHAISVHGHQDGPELREGLRAALKDDPSADAARMPGRGAPAASPDLSARH, encoded by the coding sequence ATGCCCCGCAAGATGATCGACTGTCGCGACCAGCCCAGCGAGTCGAACTGCACCCTCACCATCGCCGGCGAGCCCGACGAGGTGCTGCGCGCCGCCACCCAGCACGCCATCTCCGTGCACGGCCACCAGGACGGCCCCGAGCTGCGCGAGGGGCTGCGCGCCGCGCTCAAGGACGACCCGTCGGCAGACGCGGCGAGGATGCCGGGCCGCGGCGCCCCCGCCGCCTCGCCGGACCTGTCCGCCCGCCACTAG
- a CDS encoding LptA/OstA family protein, protein MIEFFASALLLVQPGAPGGAPAAAAVAAPAAAASAPAAAPGTPKAAATPAQRLKNPVDIKAQLFELLGNKNQASYKGNVVVRHRTLVLKCDELTSFYSNGNAQQVRRVECVGNVEAVDGDRTAKGERADFDVASGMLVVTGAPEARQGNNYMRGTKVTLTLGNRRILVENAETLFETTPGGMPQLPAPAGGASRP, encoded by the coding sequence GTGATCGAGTTCTTCGCCTCGGCCCTCCTGCTCGTGCAGCCCGGCGCCCCGGGCGGCGCGCCGGCCGCTGCCGCCGTGGCCGCGCCCGCCGCGGCCGCTTCCGCCCCGGCTGCGGCCCCGGGCACCCCGAAGGCCGCCGCCACCCCGGCCCAGCGGCTGAAGAACCCGGTGGACATCAAGGCCCAGCTCTTCGAGCTGCTGGGCAACAAGAACCAGGCCTCCTACAAGGGCAACGTGGTGGTGCGCCACCGCACGCTGGTGCTCAAGTGCGACGAGCTCACCAGCTTCTACTCCAACGGCAACGCCCAGCAGGTGCGGCGCGTGGAGTGCGTGGGCAACGTGGAGGCGGTGGACGGCGACCGCACCGCCAAGGGCGAGCGCGCCGACTTCGACGTGGCCAGCGGCATGCTGGTCGTCACCGGCGCTCCCGAGGCGCGCCAGGGCAACAACTACATGCGCGGCACCAAGGTGACGCTCACCCTGGGCAACCGGCGCATCCTGGTGGAGAACGCCGAGACCCTCTTCGAGACCACGCCGGGGGGGATGCCGCAGCTGCCCGCGCCGGCGGGTGGGGCCAGCCGGCCGTGA
- the lptB gene encoding LPS export ABC transporter ATP-binding protein, producing the protein MSALLQAEGLHKAFRGRKVVDGVSFQVRQGEVVGLLGPNGAGKTTSFNMVVGLVAADAGRVQLEGEDLTRLPMHRRARQGLGYLPQEASIFRKLTVRQNFLAVLELQRRYDRRAREARAQELLEEFGLTHVADSLGETLSGGERRRAEIARSLIPGPRFILFDEPFAGVDPINVGDLQRQIFLLKQRGLGVLITDHNVQDTLGICDRAYIIAQGRILEEGTPEQIAASPRARAVYLGERFRLYS; encoded by the coding sequence GTGAGCGCGCTGCTGCAGGCAGAGGGCCTGCACAAGGCCTTCCGCGGCCGCAAGGTCGTGGACGGCGTGAGCTTCCAGGTGCGCCAGGGCGAGGTGGTGGGCTTGCTGGGCCCCAACGGCGCGGGCAAGACCACCAGCTTCAACATGGTGGTGGGGCTGGTGGCGGCGGACGCGGGGAGGGTGCAGCTGGAGGGCGAGGACCTCACCCGCCTGCCCATGCACCGCCGCGCGCGCCAGGGCCTCGGGTACCTTCCGCAGGAGGCGAGCATCTTCCGCAAGCTCACCGTGCGGCAGAACTTCCTCGCGGTGCTCGAGCTGCAGCGCCGCTACGACCGGCGCGCCCGCGAGGCGCGCGCCCAGGAGCTGCTCGAGGAGTTCGGCCTCACCCACGTGGCGGACAGCCTGGGCGAGACGCTCTCGGGCGGCGAGCGGCGGCGCGCCGAGATCGCCCGCTCGCTCATCCCCGGCCCCCGCTTCATCCTCTTCGACGAGCCCTTCGCCGGCGTGGACCCCATCAACGTGGGCGACCTGCAGCGCCAGATCTTCCTGCTCAAGCAGCGCGGGCTCGGGGTCCTCATCACCGACCACAACGTGCAGGACACCCTCGGCATCTGCGACCGGGCCTACATCATCGCCCAGGGCCGCATCCTCGAGGAGGGCACCCCGGAGCAGATCGCCGCGAGCCCCCGCGCCCGCGCCGTGTACCTGGGAGAGCGCTTCCGGCTCTACTCCTGA
- a CDS encoding SDR family oxidoreductase has protein sequence MAKNPDPRSVEQKPPFPPQHQDSPGSEAAMRPAPDFGEQSYKGMGRLTGRVALITGADSGIGRAVALAFAREGADVAIAYLDEHEDAKETQRVVEAAGRKALLLPGDLGDPAHAERVVKQTLERLGKLDILVNNAAYQGEAVQKLEEITPERVERTFRTNIMAMFFLTRAALPHLKAGASVINTASIQAYQPSPNILDYASTKGAIVAFTKGLAGELVERGMRANAVAPGPVWTPLIAQSYDAKKVSEFGKQSPMGRPAQPAELAPSYVFLASDESRYVNGDILGVTGGMLLA, from the coding sequence ATGGCCAAGAACCCGGACCCCCGCAGCGTCGAGCAGAAGCCTCCGTTCCCCCCGCAGCACCAGGACTCCCCCGGGAGCGAGGCGGCGATGCGCCCCGCGCCGGACTTCGGAGAGCAGAGCTACAAGGGCATGGGCCGGCTCACCGGCCGCGTGGCGCTGATCACCGGCGCAGACAGCGGCATCGGGCGCGCGGTCGCGCTCGCCTTCGCGCGCGAGGGCGCGGACGTGGCGATCGCCTACCTCGACGAGCACGAGGACGCGAAGGAGACGCAGCGGGTGGTGGAGGCCGCGGGGCGCAAGGCGCTGCTCTTGCCCGGTGACCTCGGCGACCCCGCCCACGCCGAGCGCGTGGTGAAGCAGACGCTCGAGCGCCTGGGCAAGCTGGACATCCTGGTGAACAACGCGGCCTACCAGGGCGAGGCGGTGCAGAAGCTCGAGGAGATCACCCCCGAGCGCGTGGAGCGCACCTTCCGCACCAACATCATGGCGATGTTCTTCCTCACCCGCGCCGCGCTCCCGCACCTGAAAGCCGGCGCCTCCGTCATCAACACCGCGAGCATCCAGGCCTACCAGCCCTCGCCCAACATCCTCGACTACGCCAGCACGAAGGGCGCCATCGTCGCCTTCACCAAGGGGCTCGCGGGCGAGCTGGTCGAGCGCGGCATGCGGGCGAACGCGGTCGCCCCGGGCCCCGTGTGGACCCCGCTCATCGCCCAGTCCTACGACGCCAAGAAGGTGAGCGAGTTCGGCAAGCAGTCGCCCATGGGACGGCCCGCCCAGCCCGCCGAGCTCGCCCCCTCCTACGTGTTCCTCGCCTCCGACGAGAGCCGCTACGTGAACGGGGACATCCTGGGCGTGACGGGTGGAATGCTGCTGGCCTGA
- the rpoN gene encoding RNA polymerase factor sigma-54 — protein MAMELKQSLKLSQQLVMTPQLQQAIKLLQLSRMELLEQVREEMEQNPLLEQPDEQAVGDVTDKEPGEASLEAENLEAPRDLEAPQPETAQEFKPENSDGPPEIDWEAYLNSYQFNEQTTASNKGNVATDDLPSFEANLVEKEDLVDHLQEQLGTLRLNEAERRIGMLILGNLDDDGYLKLPDVEGDPLIRLANEADVPMHVAERTLRRIQSLDPKGCGARDLQECLLIQVTALKDPHSALLGTIIKRHMRHLESKNLPAIAKELKVSLDEVVAAAKLLTKLDPKPGRNFSGDDAQYISPDVFVYKMGEEYTVVLNDDGLSKLRISGTYRNALKNGAVGPGQTKDFIQDKLRSAMWLIRSIHQRQRTIYKVTESIVKFQKDFFDKGIAHLKPLILRDVAEDIGMHESTVSRVTTAKYVHTPQGIFELKYFFNSSIARVSGEDTASEAVKHHIKQLVAQEDPKNPYSDQKLVELLRAQGTEIARRTVAKYREVLGILPSSKRKRYF, from the coding sequence ATGGCGATGGAACTCAAGCAGAGCCTGAAGTTGAGCCAGCAGCTGGTGATGACGCCCCAGCTCCAGCAGGCGATCAAGCTTCTGCAGCTGTCCCGGATGGAGCTGCTCGAGCAGGTGCGCGAGGAGATGGAGCAGAACCCCCTGCTCGAGCAGCCGGACGAGCAGGCGGTCGGCGACGTCACGGACAAGGAGCCCGGCGAGGCCTCGCTCGAGGCGGAGAACCTGGAGGCCCCCCGCGACCTGGAGGCCCCCCAGCCCGAGACCGCCCAGGAGTTCAAGCCGGAGAACAGCGACGGCCCCCCCGAGATCGACTGGGAGGCCTACCTCAACAGCTACCAGTTCAACGAGCAGACCACCGCGTCCAACAAGGGCAACGTGGCCACGGACGACCTGCCGTCGTTCGAGGCCAACCTCGTGGAGAAGGAGGACCTGGTCGACCACCTGCAGGAGCAGCTGGGCACCCTGCGCCTCAACGAGGCCGAGCGCCGCATCGGCATGCTCATCCTGGGCAACCTGGACGACGACGGCTACCTCAAGCTGCCGGACGTGGAGGGCGACCCGCTCATCCGGCTCGCCAACGAGGCGGACGTGCCCATGCACGTGGCCGAGCGCACCCTGCGCCGCATCCAGAGCCTGGACCCCAAGGGCTGCGGCGCGCGCGACCTGCAGGAGTGCCTCCTCATCCAGGTGACCGCGCTCAAGGACCCGCACTCGGCGCTGCTCGGCACCATCATCAAGCGCCACATGCGCCACCTGGAGAGCAAGAACCTGCCGGCCATCGCCAAGGAGCTGAAGGTCTCCCTGGACGAGGTGGTGGCCGCCGCGAAGCTGCTCACCAAGCTGGACCCCAAGCCGGGCCGCAACTTCAGCGGGGACGACGCGCAGTACATCTCCCCGGACGTCTTCGTCTACAAGATGGGGGAGGAGTACACGGTCGTCCTCAACGACGACGGCCTCTCCAAGCTCCGCATCTCCGGCACCTACCGCAACGCGCTGAAGAACGGCGCCGTGGGCCCCGGGCAGACCAAGGACTTCATCCAGGACAAGCTGCGCAGCGCGATGTGGCTCATCCGCTCCATCCACCAGCGGCAGCGGACCATCTACAAGGTCACCGAGAGCATCGTGAAGTTCCAGAAGGACTTCTTCGACAAGGGCATCGCCCACCTCAAGCCGCTCATCCTGCGCGACGTGGCCGAGGACATCGGGATGCACGAGTCCACCGTCTCGCGCGTGACCACCGCGAAGTACGTGCACACCCCGCAGGGCATCTTCGAGCTGAAGTACTTCTTCAACTCCTCCATCGCGCGCGTGAGCGGCGAGGACACCGCGAGCGAGGCGGTGAAGCACCACATCAAGCAGCTCGTGGCGCAGGAGGATCCGAAGAACCCCTACTCGGACCAGAAGCTGGTGGAGCTGCTGCGCGCGCAGGGCACCGAGATCGCCCGGCGCACCGTGGCCAAGTACCGCGAGGTGCTGGGCATCCTCCCCAGCAGCAAGCGCAAGCGCTACTTCTAG
- a CDS encoding nucleotidyltransferase family protein: MAPPSLLDTVRVLASLDPPRTDLRGAPWEQYVDWSIGQGLAPLAAYNLQYRLGAAGAPEWARDRLLSIYQGSLNDNVMKLVNFKRAVDELEGRRLLMLGGAAFAEALYPHVGFRPVLEIQLLLQRTDLDPFAAFLGQHQFKPEPDDMGSGAARVLSDGRTPVFLFSDVLGARGREALRGVFERARPMRVYGPSFFRPEQEDAVLLLCLEHARQGYEVPLLSFVDLRELVTGAQGLNGPYSRPLDAASLQERARAWRLERALYASLAVVAGLFPEAAAAARAAQPPLRGATRQLLDRLVVAPTLALGRTRTLRGGDRLRRLLTGQ; the protein is encoded by the coding sequence ATGGCGCCGCCCAGCCTCCTCGACACCGTCCGCGTCCTCGCCTCGCTCGACCCGCCCCGCACGGACCTGCGCGGCGCCCCCTGGGAGCAATACGTGGACTGGTCCATCGGCCAGGGGCTCGCCCCGCTGGCCGCCTACAACCTGCAGTACCGGCTCGGCGCCGCGGGCGCGCCGGAGTGGGCGCGCGACCGGCTCCTGAGCATCTACCAGGGCTCGCTCAACGACAACGTGATGAAGCTGGTCAACTTCAAGCGCGCCGTGGACGAGCTCGAGGGGCGCCGGCTGCTCATGCTGGGCGGCGCCGCCTTCGCCGAGGCGCTCTACCCGCACGTGGGCTTCCGCCCGGTGCTGGAGATCCAGCTGCTGCTGCAGCGCACGGACCTGGACCCCTTCGCCGCCTTCCTCGGCCAGCACCAGTTCAAGCCCGAGCCGGACGACATGGGCTCGGGCGCGGCGCGCGTGCTCTCCGACGGGCGCACCCCCGTGTTCCTCTTCTCGGACGTGCTGGGCGCGCGCGGGCGCGAGGCGCTGCGCGGCGTGTTCGAGCGCGCGCGCCCCATGCGCGTGTACGGGCCCTCCTTCTTCCGGCCCGAGCAGGAGGACGCGGTGCTGCTGCTGTGCCTCGAGCACGCGCGCCAGGGCTACGAGGTGCCGCTGCTGTCCTTCGTGGACCTGCGCGAGCTGGTGACGGGCGCGCAGGGGCTCAACGGCCCCTACTCGCGCCCGCTGGACGCAGCCAGCCTGCAGGAGCGCGCGCGCGCCTGGCGCCTCGAGCGCGCGCTCTACGCCTCGCTCGCGGTGGTGGCCGGGCTCTTCCCCGAGGCTGCCGCCGCCGCGCGCGCCGCCCAGCCGCCCCTGCGCGGCGCCACGCGCCAGCTGCTCGACCGGCTGGTGGTGGCGCCCACGCTCGCCCTCGGGCGCACCCGCACCCTGCGCGGCGGAGACCGCCTCCGCCGGCTGCTCACCGGGCAGTAG
- a CDS encoding bifunctional glycosyltransferase/class I SAM-dependent methyltransferase — MEPTLSVIIPYSHRSSGAAALFARELAPRAQVLLAGDAPLAMPEQPNVLQVPATGGKGAAIRSAIAQAAGRFTIVQDPDVAYPISAYDELLRPLEQDSADAVFACRSGAGGPVADRALGRFTGFVADLALQDPLSGLRAFRTEALQGLALSSDDEAIDAEIVVKLAAQLYRLAEVPVELVTAPRQGLSAQLARLKALVRYATVQNDADNQHEGYNTLERMDGAVNYNQWIARRFKAHVGRRVLEIGAGIGTITRELEPGLELLIALEVERFYVERLRNKFRGKPHVRPYLSDVALADWEQLRAEKLDTIVLSNVLEHIPDDAAALRRFRQILPEGGRVLILVPALPALFGAIDEAVGHHRRYTRPQLQGLLEANGFEVEQLEWMNLVGIPGWFMNSRVMRRRSVPKLQLKLYDRLAPLLAEAESHVKLPVGMSLFAVARVTGGTQG, encoded by the coding sequence TTGGAACCCACGCTCTCCGTCATCATCCCCTACAGCCACCGTTCCTCTGGCGCCGCAGCGCTCTTCGCGCGCGAGCTGGCCCCGCGCGCGCAGGTGCTGCTCGCGGGTGATGCCCCCCTGGCCATGCCCGAGCAGCCGAACGTGCTGCAGGTGCCGGCCACCGGCGGCAAGGGCGCCGCCATCCGCAGCGCCATCGCGCAGGCGGCGGGCCGCTTCACCATCGTGCAGGACCCGGACGTGGCGTACCCCATCTCCGCCTACGACGAGCTGCTGCGCCCGCTGGAGCAGGACAGCGCGGACGCGGTGTTCGCGTGCCGCTCGGGCGCGGGCGGGCCCGTGGCGGACCGGGCGCTGGGGCGCTTCACGGGCTTCGTGGCGGACCTCGCGCTGCAGGACCCGCTCAGCGGCCTGCGCGCCTTCCGCACGGAGGCGCTGCAGGGGCTCGCGCTCTCGAGCGACGACGAGGCAATCGACGCCGAGATCGTGGTGAAGCTGGCGGCGCAGCTGTACCGGCTCGCCGAGGTGCCGGTGGAGCTGGTGACCGCGCCGCGCCAGGGCTTGAGCGCGCAGCTCGCGCGGCTCAAGGCGCTGGTGCGCTACGCCACGGTGCAGAACGACGCGGACAACCAGCACGAGGGCTACAACACGCTCGAGCGCATGGACGGCGCGGTCAACTACAACCAGTGGATCGCCCGGCGCTTCAAGGCGCACGTGGGCCGGCGCGTGCTGGAGATCGGCGCGGGCATCGGCACCATCACCCGCGAGCTGGAGCCGGGGCTCGAGCTGCTCATCGCGCTGGAGGTGGAGCGCTTCTACGTGGAGCGGCTGCGCAACAAGTTCCGCGGCAAGCCGCACGTGCGCCCCTACCTCTCGGACGTGGCGCTCGCGGACTGGGAGCAGCTGCGCGCGGAGAAGCTGGACACCATCGTGCTGTCCAACGTGCTCGAGCACATCCCGGACGACGCCGCTGCGCTGCGCCGCTTCCGGCAGATCCTCCCCGAGGGCGGCCGGGTGCTCATCCTGGTGCCGGCGCTGCCCGCGCTGTTCGGGGCGATCGACGAGGCGGTGGGCCACCACCGCCGCTACACCCGGCCCCAGCTGCAGGGGCTGCTCGAGGCGAACGGCTTCGAGGTGGAGCAGCTGGAGTGGATGAACCTGGTGGGCATCCCCGGCTGGTTCATGAACAGCCGCGTGATGCGCCGGCGCAGCGTGCCCAAGCTGCAGCTCAAGCTCTACGACCGGCTCGCGCCGCTGCTCGCCGAGGCCGAGAGCCACGTGAAGCTGCCGGTGGGCATGAGCCTGTTCGCGGTGGCGCGCGTGACCGGCGGGACGCAGGGGTGA
- a CDS encoding UDP-glucose/GDP-mannose dehydrogenase family protein has protein sequence MKISVIGTGYVGLVAGTCLADSGNDVACVDIDAGKIARLNAGEVPIYEPGLEELIRHNVKEERLSFTTDLASAVARSQVVFIAVGTPEGEDGEADLTYVLRAAEQVGRAMTGYTVVVDKSTVPVGTAKRVREAIRAVTKHDFDVVSNPEFMKEGAALEDFLKPDRVVIGADSERAAKVMGELYAPFVRTENPVLFMDTASAELTKYAANAMLATRISFMNDIAALCEKVGADVDFVRKGLGSDSRIGYPFLFPGVGYGGSCFPKDVKALVSTAREHGVEFDLLRAVERTNERQKRLLLSRALKHFGSLEGRHFAVWGLAFKPKTDDMRMAPSIELIEGLLAKGARVSAHDPVAHGTAARVFGNRITYAPTPYAALEGAEALFVVTEWNEFRHPDFERMKRTLKAPVVFDGRNVFSPQKMRELGFEYFGLGRK, from the coding sequence ATGAAGATCTCCGTCATCGGCACCGGCTACGTGGGCCTGGTGGCCGGCACCTGCCTCGCGGACAGCGGCAACGACGTCGCGTGCGTGGACATCGACGCCGGCAAGATTGCGCGCCTCAACGCGGGCGAGGTGCCCATCTACGAGCCGGGGCTCGAGGAGCTCATCCGCCACAACGTGAAGGAGGAGCGCCTCTCCTTCACCACGGACCTCGCCAGCGCGGTGGCGCGCAGCCAGGTGGTGTTCATCGCCGTGGGCACGCCCGAGGGCGAGGACGGGGAGGCGGACCTCACCTACGTGCTCAGGGCGGCCGAGCAGGTGGGGCGCGCCATGACGGGCTACACCGTGGTGGTGGACAAGAGCACGGTGCCGGTGGGCACGGCGAAGCGGGTGCGCGAGGCGATTCGCGCGGTGACGAAGCATGACTTCGACGTCGTCAGCAACCCCGAGTTCATGAAGGAGGGCGCGGCGCTCGAGGACTTCCTCAAGCCGGACCGCGTCGTCATCGGCGCGGACAGCGAGCGCGCGGCGAAGGTGATGGGCGAGCTGTACGCGCCCTTCGTGCGCACCGAGAACCCCGTCCTCTTCATGGACACCGCGAGCGCGGAGCTGACGAAGTACGCGGCCAACGCGATGCTCGCCACCCGCATCTCCTTCATGAACGACATCGCGGCGCTCTGCGAGAAGGTGGGCGCGGACGTGGACTTCGTGCGCAAGGGGCTGGGGAGTGACAGCCGCATCGGCTACCCCTTCCTCTTCCCCGGCGTGGGCTACGGCGGCTCCTGCTTCCCCAAGGACGTGAAGGCGCTCGTCAGTACGGCGCGCGAGCACGGGGTGGAGTTCGACCTGCTGCGCGCGGTGGAGCGCACCAACGAGCGCCAGAAGCGCCTGCTGCTCAGCCGCGCCCTCAAGCACTTCGGCAGCCTCGAGGGCCGCCACTTCGCCGTGTGGGGCCTCGCCTTCAAGCCCAAGACGGACGACATGCGCATGGCGCCCTCCATCGAGCTCATCGAGGGGCTGCTGGCCAAGGGCGCGCGCGTGAGCGCCCACGACCCCGTCGCCCACGGGACGGCCGCCCGCGTCTTCGGCAACCGCATCACCTACGCCCCCACGCCCTACGCGGCCCTCGAGGGCGCGGAAGCCCTCTTCGTCGTCACCGAGTGGAACGAGTTCCGCCACCCCGACTTCGAGCGCATGAAGCGCACCCTGAAGGCGCCGGTGGTGTTCGACGGCCGCAACGTCTTCAGCCCGCAGAAGATGCGCGAGCTGGGCTTCGAGTACTTCGGGCTGGGGCGCAAGTAG
- the hpf gene encoding ribosome hibernation-promoting factor, HPF/YfiA family, whose protein sequence is MQLTITFRQFGTSEALKEYAKERVERVSRLLDRASEAHVVLSLERHLHHADITLHSGAWVLRGRDKSDDMYASIDLAMDKIERQLRRYKDKLKTRHGPERTHHHHGVMNALRVRHDVLELPFEVEETEAMAAADAPAPAAPASPPRVVRSNEFLARAMTVEDALMQMDLMGNDFLVFQNVASNEMNVVYRRKDGQYGLLEARPAAAAATAQPGAPAGAATAAAAPPPAR, encoded by the coding sequence ATGCAGCTGACCATCACGTTTCGCCAGTTCGGTACGTCGGAGGCGCTCAAGGAGTACGCGAAGGAGCGCGTGGAGCGGGTGAGCCGCCTGCTGGACCGGGCCAGCGAGGCGCACGTGGTGCTCTCGCTCGAGCGCCACCTGCACCACGCGGACATCACGCTGCACTCGGGCGCCTGGGTGCTGCGCGGGCGCGACAAGAGCGACGACATGTACGCCTCCATCGATCTCGCGATGGACAAGATCGAGCGCCAGCTGCGCCGCTACAAGGACAAGCTCAAGACCCGCCACGGCCCCGAGCGCACGCACCACCACCACGGGGTGATGAACGCGCTGCGCGTGCGCCACGACGTGCTCGAGCTGCCGTTCGAGGTGGAGGAAACGGAGGCCATGGCGGCCGCCGACGCCCCGGCCCCCGCCGCGCCCGCCTCCCCGCCGCGCGTGGTGCGCTCCAACGAGTTCCTCGCGCGCGCCATGACGGTGGAGGACGCGCTCATGCAGATGGACCTCATGGGCAACGACTTCCTCGTCTTCCAGAACGTCGCCTCCAACGAGATGAACGTCGTGTACCGGCGCAAGGACGGCCAGTACGGCCTGCTCGAGGCCCGGCCCGCTGCGGCCGCCGCCACCGCACAGCCCGGCGCGCCGGCGGGAGCCGCGACGGCCGCCGCCGCTCCGCCCCCGGCCCGCTGA